Proteins from a genomic interval of Caulobacter rhizosphaerae:
- a CDS encoding LacI family DNA-binding transcriptional regulator: MSKPDRPRGATIVDVAQRAGVSRMTVSRVINDGASVRETTREAVQAAIRELSYAPNLAARNLVMAGELRIGVVYSNPSAAFMSDFLVGVFEEATNAGARLILARGENGHPPAEADLERLLAAGVQGVVLAPPLGESAAVLGVLRTAGLPVAVVAAGRPAADAINVRIDDRQASWTMTRHLLDLGHRRIGFIAGNPDQTASAERLEGARAAIAAVPGAELLLAQGAFTYDSGLRAAERLLDRAPAPTAIFASNDDMAAAAVSVAHRRHLDVPRDLTVVGFDDATVATTLWPPLTTVRQPVRQMAAVALDRLIRALRSSAPAGGAAADHVLDHALIQRESTAPPRPIDTPPDAGTHGARPHV; this comes from the coding sequence TTGAGCAAGCCAGACCGCCCGCGGGGGGCCACCATCGTCGACGTCGCGCAACGGGCCGGCGTCTCCCGCATGACCGTGTCTCGCGTCATCAACGACGGGGCCAGCGTCCGGGAGACGACGCGCGAGGCCGTGCAGGCCGCGATCCGGGAGCTCAGCTATGCGCCCAACCTGGCGGCCCGAAACCTGGTCATGGCCGGCGAGTTGCGGATCGGGGTGGTCTATTCCAATCCCAGCGCGGCCTTCATGAGCGACTTCCTGGTGGGGGTGTTCGAAGAGGCCACCAACGCCGGGGCGCGTCTGATCCTGGCCCGCGGCGAAAACGGCCATCCCCCGGCGGAAGCGGACCTGGAGAGGTTGCTGGCGGCCGGCGTCCAGGGCGTGGTGCTGGCCCCGCCCCTGGGCGAATCCGCCGCCGTCCTGGGCGTCCTCCGGACCGCCGGCTTGCCCGTCGCGGTGGTCGCCGCCGGACGTCCGGCGGCCGACGCGATCAATGTCCGCATCGACGACCGGCAAGCCAGCTGGACGATGACCCGGCACCTTCTGGACCTGGGCCACCGGCGGATCGGCTTCATCGCCGGCAATCCCGACCAGACCGCCAGCGCCGAGCGCCTGGAGGGGGCGCGCGCCGCTATCGCCGCCGTTCCGGGCGCCGAACTCCTCCTGGCCCAAGGCGCCTTCACCTACGACTCGGGCCTGCGGGCCGCCGAGCGGCTGCTGGATCGCGCCCCGGCGCCCACGGCGATCTTCGCCAGCAACGACGACATGGCCGCCGCAGCGGTGTCGGTGGCGCACCGTCGACACCTCGACGTGCCGCGCGACCTGACGGTGGTGGGTTTCGACGACGCGACGGTGGCCACCACGCTCTGGCCGCCGCTGACCACCGTGCGCCAGCCGGTGCGGCAGATGGCGGCGGTGGCGCTGGACCGACTGATCCGCGCCCTGCGCTCATCCGCGCCAGCCGGGGGAGCGGCGGCGGACCATGTGCTGGACCACGCGCTGATCCAGCGGGAATCCACCGCGCCGCCGCGCCCGATCGACACCCCGCCCGACGCCGGAACCCACGGAGCCCGTCCTCATGTCTGA
- a CDS encoding helix-turn-helix domain-containing protein: MTMTEMKRRDADGDLNVGFCELTPTQLKVLEGVNSGRLNKQIAFDLGIAEATVKAHMTAVMRKLNVHNRTQAAIAARMMSFGTRAEAQ, translated from the coding sequence ATGACCATGACCGAGATGAAACGACGGGACGCCGACGGGGATCTGAACGTCGGCTTTTGCGAACTCACACCGACCCAGCTGAAGGTCCTGGAAGGGGTCAATTCCGGGCGGCTCAACAAGCAGATCGCCTTCGACCTCGGGATCGCCGAGGCCACGGTCAAGGCGCACATGACGGCCGTAATGCGCAAACTCAACGTGCACAACCGCACCCAGGCGGCGATCGCGGCGCGCATGATGAGCTTTGGGACGCGGGCGGAAGCTCAATAG
- a CDS encoding FadR/GntR family transcriptional regulator: protein MSQGRLADRAYTAIVEMINTDGLAVGDRLPSEARLAETLGMSRTIVREALVRLAADSITEARRGAGSFVKNRPSDKLGAYMPLSELPSTLGSYEVRFVLEAEAARLAAARRSAEEMVGIEEALSKLREALLSNAPAHAEDMELHRRIVQATANPAFLVTFEALQPDVDRIMRAGVDISRSRPPEAIAEMMREHEMIVEAIRAQDGDSAALAMRWHLSRGRKRLMP, encoded by the coding sequence ATGAGCCAAGGCCGCCTAGCCGACCGGGCCTATACCGCCATCGTCGAGATGATCAACACCGACGGCCTGGCGGTCGGCGATCGCCTGCCGTCCGAGGCGCGCCTGGCCGAGACGCTGGGCATGTCGCGCACCATCGTGCGTGAAGCCCTGGTGCGGCTGGCCGCCGACAGCATTACCGAGGCCCGGCGCGGGGCCGGATCCTTCGTCAAGAACCGGCCGTCCGACAAGCTGGGCGCCTACATGCCGCTTTCCGAGCTGCCCTCCACGCTGGGCAGCTACGAGGTGCGGTTCGTGCTCGAGGCCGAGGCGGCGCGGCTGGCGGCGGCGCGGCGCTCGGCCGAGGAGATGGTCGGGATCGAGGAGGCGCTGTCGAAGCTACGGGAGGCCCTGCTGTCGAATGCGCCGGCCCACGCCGAAGACATGGAACTGCATCGCCGCATCGTGCAGGCCACCGCCAACCCGGCCTTCCTGGTCACGTTCGAGGCGCTGCAGCCCGATGTCGACCGGATCATGCGGGCAGGGGTCGACATCTCCCGCTCGCGGCCGCCGGAAGCGATCGCCGAGATGATGCGCGAGCACGAGATGATCGTCGAGGCGATCCGCGCCCAGGATGGAGACAGCGCCGCCCTGGCGATGCGCTGGCACCTCTCGCGCGGGCGAAAGCGGCTAATGCCCTGA
- a CDS encoding gluconokinase, whose product MQPPPRLAPFAVIAMGVSGSGKSTLGALLARRLDCPFLEGDDFHDAQAVAKMSAGQPLDDADRWPWLDRLGLAAGEVVASGGRVVAACSALKRGYRERLRAAIGAPTRFVLLDAGQDELLRRLTQRSGHYMPASLLDSQLAALERPGPDEAIFMLDAAAPPGRLCDQAQAWLDSDAHLAGDAIRASGH is encoded by the coding sequence TTGCAGCCGCCACCCCGCCTCGCCCCCTTCGCCGTCATCGCCATGGGCGTGAGCGGGAGTGGTAAGTCGACGCTGGGCGCCTTGCTGGCCCGCAGGCTGGACTGCCCGTTCCTGGAAGGCGACGACTTCCACGACGCCCAGGCCGTGGCCAAGATGAGCGCGGGCCAGCCCCTCGACGACGCCGACCGATGGCCCTGGCTCGATCGCCTGGGCCTGGCCGCCGGTGAAGTGGTCGCGTCCGGCGGACGGGTCGTGGCGGCCTGCTCGGCGCTCAAGCGCGGCTATCGCGAACGCCTGCGCGCCGCCATCGGAGCTCCCACCCGCTTCGTGCTGCTGGACGCCGGCCAGGACGAACTCCTGCGACGGCTTACCCAGCGCTCCGGCCACTACATGCCCGCCAGCCTGCTGGACAGCCAGCTGGCGGCCCTCGAACGCCCAGGACCCGACGAGGCGATCTTCATGCTGGACGCCGCCGCGCCGCCCGGGCGGCTGTGCGACCAAGCCCAGGCCTGGCTGGACAGCGACGCCCATCTGGCCGGCGACGCGATCCGCGCCTCAGGGCATTAG